From Lepisosteus oculatus isolate fLepOcu1 chromosome 8, fLepOcu1.hap2, whole genome shotgun sequence, one genomic window encodes:
- the ap5m1 gene encoding AP-5 complex subunit mu-1, producing MSIRALWIISHCKGEPGTVRFSKRYPTVERRAREMAGAKYVAVPEDAAVLHPLLTELALTDPEKPFVAARDDCARPQRSPALELRLEGREGGALWPLLAVTQGGLILACLPLVDAPPEPRPPLPSLASVSQALSLLAGLQAFLCGPGGKAEADLLASRLAILPAVVLQVCPLGTPLDTPQAGLPPAPSPPAAGAQKQPAWKPGGHRGRATVNVALSEHVRSMQYGSRTKQDLWDVFGTVTCKCELEGVLPNVTVTLSLPPNGSPLQDVLVHPCVTSLDSSVLTASSVDDGDGSAFSGPYKFPFSPPLEPFCLCSYTSQVPVPPILGSYQLKEEEHQLKVTVSLKLHESVKNSFEYCEAHLPFFNRGQLTNVDVRVSSGQLEVSREKGLLVWVLGQKFPRSLEVSLGGTVSFSGQAQGPVEPLCTALTAYIKLYFRVPDLTLSGCSVDQHSVQVYSSAKPRISTSRELVSSEYYIWNSTGDAPVSSGLMML from the exons ATGAGTATTCGGGCTTTGTGGATCATCAGCCACTGCAAAGGAGAGCCTGGGACAGTACGGTTCTCAAA GCGGTACCCGACGGTCGAGAGACGTGCCCGGGAGATGGCCGGGGCGAAGTATGTGGCTGTCCCCGAGGACGCGGCTGTGCTGCACCCCCTGTTGACAGAGCTGGCACTGACGGACCCCGAAAAGCCCTTTGTGGCTGCTCGGGACGACTGCGCCCGCCCCCAGCGTTCCCCAGCCCTGGAGCTGCGTCTGGAGGGCCGGGAGGGCGGCGCTCTGTGGCCCCTGCTGGCCGTCACCCAGGGGGGGTTGATCTTGGCCTGCCTGCCCCTGGTGGATGCCCCCCCTGAGCCTCGGCCCCCGCTACCCAGCCTGGCCTCTGTGTCCCAGGCCCTCTCGCTGCTGGCGGGGCTGCAGGCTTTCCTGTGTGGGCCGGGGGGAAAGGCTGAAGCGGACCTCCTTGCCTCGCGTCTGGCCATCTTGCCCGCTGTGGTCCTGCAAGTCTGCCCCCTGGGGACCCCTCTGGATACCCCCCAGGCGGGTCTGCCACCAGCCCCCTCGCCGCCAGCCGCCGGGGCTCAGAAGCAGCCGGCCTGGAAGCCAGGCGGGCATCGCGGGCGAGCCACGGTCAACGTGGCGCTGAGCGAGCACGTGCGCTCCATGCAGTACGGTAGCCGCACCAAGCAGGACCTCTGGGACGTCTTTGGCACGGTCACCTGCAAG tgtgagctgGAAGGGGTGCTGCCGAACGTGACCGTCACCCTCAGTTTGCCGCCGAACGGCTCCCCGCTGCAGGACGTGCTGGTCCACCCCTGCGTGACCTCCCTGGACTCCAGCGTCCTGACCGCCAGCAGCGTGGACGACGGCGACGGCTCGGCTTTCTCCGGCCCCTACAAGTTCCCCTTCTCCCCGCCGCTGGAGCCTTTCTGCCTCTGCAGCTACACGTCGCAG GTGCCTGTGCCGCCCATCCTGGGGTCCTATCAGCTGAAGGAGGAGGAGCACCAGTTGAAGGTGACCGTCAGCCTGAAGTTGCACGAAAGTGTGAAGAACAGCTTTGAGTACTGCGAGGCACACCTGCCCTTCTTCAACAG GGGTCAGCTGACCAACGTGGACGTGCGTGTGAGCTCAGGCCAGCTGGAGGTATCTCGAGAGAAGGGCCTTCTGGTTTGGGTGCTGG GTCAGAAGTTCCCCAGGTCCTTAGAGGTCTCCCTGGGAGGCACTGTGAGTTTCTCTGGGCAGGCGCAAGGGCCTGTTGAGCCTCTCTGCACAGCACTCACTGCGTACATCAAG CTGTATTTCAGAGTCCCTGACCTGACTCTTTCTGGATGCTCGGTGGACCAGCACTCCGTGCAGGTGTACTCCTCCGCCAAGCCACGCATCAGCACCT CCCGAGAGCTTGTGTCCTCAGAGTATTACATCTGGAACTCTACTGGGGATGCCCCTGTTTCCTCTGGACTCATGATGCTGTAA
- the exoc5 gene encoding exocyst complex component 5 encodes MATTAQLFEEPFDADEYIERLAWRTPGGGSKGGAEAFDPKRLLEEFQNHIEELKQLDERIQRRVEKLEQQCHREAKEFARKVQDLQRSNQVAFQHFQELDEHISYVATKVCHLGDQLEGVNTPRQRAVEAQRLMTYFNEFLDGELRSDVFNNPDKIKEAADIIQKLHLIAQELPFDRFSAVKAKIASKYHDLERQLIQEFTAAQRRGEIGRMREVASVLLHFKGYAHCVDVYIKQCQEAAYQQNDVFEDTASLCQRVNKQVGEVFCSPETVMAKLIQSIFENKLQSHVRDKLEESRKSDAEQYLKNLYDLYTRTTALASKLTEFNLGSDKHTFLSKLIKNIFSSYLESYIDTEREYLRSRSTMILQRYYESKNHQKRSLGTGGIQDLKERIRQRTNLPLGPSIDTHGETFLSQEVVVNLLQETRHAFERCHRLSDPSDLPKNAFSIFLLLVDHLCVDHIDYALEIGLSAIPSPDAKNANLYFLDVVQQANTIFHLFDKQFNDHLMPLISSSPKLTECLQKKKEVIEQMEVKLDTGIDRTLNCMIGQMKHILATEQKKTDFRPEDENNVMIQYTNACVKVCTYMGKQVERVRKSMDGKNVDTVLTELGVRFHRLIHEHLQQFSYSSMGGMLAIRDVAEYRRCAKDFRVPLVLQLFDTLHALCNLLVVAPDNLKQVCSGEQLTNLDRNLLHAFVQLRADYRSSRLGRHFS; translated from the exons ATGGCAACGACAGCTCAGCTGTTTGAG GAGCCCTTTGATGCGGATGAGTACATTGAAAGGCTCGCCTGGAGGACCCCTGGGGGCGGCTCAAAAGGAGGGGCTGAGGCCTTTGATCCCAAAAG GCTGCTGGAGGAGTTTCAGAACCACATTGAGGAGctgaagcagctggatgagCGAATCCAGAGACGGGTGGAGAAACTGGAGCAGCAGTGCCACAGGGAAGCCAAAGAGTTTGCCCGCAAGGTGCAGGACCTGCAGCGAAGCAACCAG GTGGCGTTCCAGCACTTCCAGGAGCTGGATGAGCACATCAGCTATGTGGCGACGAAGGTCTGCCACTTAGGCGACCAGCTGGAGGGGGTGAACACGCCACGTCAGAGAGCCGTGGAGGCCCAGCGCCTCATGACCTACTTCAACGAGTTCCTGGACGGGGAGCTGCGCAGCGATGTCTTCAACAACCCTGATAAG ATTAAAGAAGCAGCTGATATCATTCAGAAACTCCACCTGATTGCCCAGGAGTTGCCCTTTGACAG GTTTTCTGCCGTGAAAGCAAAGATTGCAA GTAAGTACCATGACCTGGAGCGCCAGCTCATCCAGGAGTTCACAGCTGCCCAGCGCAGGGGAGAGATCGGCCGCATGAGGGAAGTGGCCTCAGTCCTGCTGCACTTCAAG GGCTACGCTCACTGCGTCGATGTGTACATCAAACAGTGTCAAGAG gcgGCGTACCAGCAGAATGACGTATTTGAGGATACGGCGTCGCTGTGCCAGCGGGTTAATAAACAGGTGGGAGAGGTGTTCTGTAGCCCGGAGACTGTTATGGCCAAACTCATCCAGAGCATCTTCGAGAACAAGCTGCAG AGCCACGTCAGGGACAAGCTAGAGGAGAGCCGCAAGTCAGACGCTGAGCAGTACCTGAAGAACTTGTACGACCTGTACACCAG GACGACCGCTCTGGCCAGCAAGCTGACCGAGTTCAATCTGGGCTCTGACAAGCACACCTTCCTGTCCAAGCTCATCAAGAACATCTTCTCCTCCTACCTGGAGAGCTACATCGACACGGAGCGCGAGTACCTGCGCAGCCGCAGCACCATGATCCTGCAGAGATACTACGAGTCCAAGAACCACCAGAAACGCTCGCTGGGCACCGGAGG TATCCAGGACCTAAAAGAGCGGATCCGACAGCGAACCAACTTGCCCCTTGGCCCCAGCATCGACACCCATGGGGAGACCTTCCTTTCACAAGAGGTTGTGGTCAACCTGCTGCAGGAGACCCGGCATGCGTTTGAGCGCTGCCACAGG CTGTCCGACCCCTCTGACCTCCCCAAGAATGCTTTCTCCATCTTCCTGCTGCTGGTGGATCATCTCTGTGTGGATCACATCGACTACGCCCTGGAGATCGGCCTGTCAG CAATCCCATCACCCGATGCAAAAAATGCCAACTTGTACTTTCTGGATGTGGTGCAGCAGGCCAACACCATCTTCCACCTCTTTGACAAACAGTTCAATGACCATCTTATGCCCCTGATCAG CTCTTCCCCGAAGCTGACAGAGTGTCTGCAGAAGAAGAAGGAGGTCATTGAACAGATGGAGGTGAAGTTGGATACCGGCATCGACAG GACCCTGAACTGTATGATTGGCCAGATGAAGCACATCCTGGCCACAGAGCAAAAGAAGACGGATTTCCGTCCCGAGGACGAGAATAACGTCATGATTCAGTACACTAAC GCCTGCGTCAAGGTGTGCACGTACATGGGGAAGCAGGTGGAGCGCGTGCGGAAGTCCATGGACGGGAAGAACGTGGACACGGTGCTCACGGAGCTGGGGGTGCGCTTTCACCGGCTCATCCACGAGCACCTGCAGCAGTTCAGCTACAGCTCCATGGGGGGCATGCTGGCCATCCGCGATGTGGCTGAGTACCGGCGCTGTGCCAAGGACTTCCGG GTCCCACTGGTACTACAGCTCTTTGATACACTCCATGCCCTCTGTAACCTGCTGGTGGTGGCCCCCGATAACCTAAAGCAGGTGTGCTCCGGAGAGCAGCTCACTAACCTGGATCGTAACCTGCTGCATGCCTTTGTCCAGCTGAGAGCGGACTACCGCTCGTCCAGGCTCGGCCGCCACTTCAGCTAA